The following coding sequences are from one Coriobacteriia bacterium window:
- a CDS encoding DNA-3-methyladenine glycosylase produces the protein MSVFDLDRARPLSALFFNRPTAVVARELVGKVIASRIGGELTAGVIVETEAYLGAGDPGSHAATRGVTARNRVMYGAPGRAYVYFTYGNHHMLNLVTEDEGTAGAVLVRAVEPIAGIDVMRRRRCGREGADLTNGPGKVAEALGITLEHNAVSLGEELAVYDASALEDDAVGVSGRIGLAAGHELPLRFYVLGNGYVSKGRTGPKPPKRASAAGKGTT, from the coding sequence GTGAGCGTCTTCGACCTCGATCGGGCGCGGCCACTGTCTGCCCTGTTCTTCAACCGCCCGACGGCCGTGGTGGCGCGTGAGCTTGTGGGCAAGGTGATCGCGAGCCGCATCGGCGGGGAGCTTACGGCTGGCGTCATAGTGGAGACTGAGGCGTACCTCGGCGCGGGAGATCCGGGTTCACACGCCGCAACACGAGGCGTCACGGCGCGCAATCGCGTGATGTACGGGGCGCCGGGCCGCGCGTACGTCTACTTCACCTACGGGAATCACCATATGCTCAACCTGGTCACCGAGGATGAAGGCACCGCAGGCGCCGTGCTGGTGCGGGCGGTGGAGCCGATCGCCGGCATCGACGTCATGAGGCGGCGGCGTTGCGGTCGCGAGGGAGCCGATCTCACCAACGGGCCGGGCAAGGTCGCCGAAGCGCTTGGTATCACGCTCGAGCACAACGCCGTTTCGCTCGGAGAGGAACTGGCTGTGTACGACGCTTCCGCGCTGGAGGACGACGCGGTGGGAGTGAGCGGGAGGATCGGGCTGGCGGCGGGCCATGAACTGCCGCTCAGGTTCTACGTTCTGGGGAACGGGTACGTGTCAAAGGGACGGACGGGGCCGAAGCCGCCAAAGCGCGCGTCGGCAGCGGGGAAGGGGACCACATGA